One Thermococcus kodakarensis KOD1 genomic window carries:
- a CDS encoding class I SAM-dependent methyltransferase, protein MGFVEYYSAFKAYSDINSEEYRRRIENLEPLLMKFMKTRGRVLDLACGVGGFSFLLEDLGFEVVGLDNSRFMLEKAREFAKEKESRVEFIEGDARELPFENDSFDYVLFIDSLVHFEPQDLAKVFKETARVLKPGGKFILQFTDLRALLPVLMNGQVVGAEYWVNKVLPDQEEKTVVIEFQSEKDSFRVKFNVWGKMAVELLAKLYFRKEGEEKLNEHSYFQVYGPKK, encoded by the coding sequence ATGGGGTTTGTAGAGTACTACTCAGCATTTAAAGCCTACAGCGACATAAACTCCGAGGAGTATCGGAGAAGGATAGAGAACCTGGAGCCGCTACTTATGAAGTTCATGAAAACGAGAGGTAGGGTCCTTGACCTCGCCTGCGGTGTTGGGGGCTTCTCGTTCCTTCTAGAGGACCTCGGATTTGAGGTAGTCGGACTTGACAACAGCAGGTTCATGCTGGAAAAAGCGAGGGAGTTTGCGAAAGAGAAGGAGTCTCGTGTAGAGTTCATCGAAGGAGACGCGAGAGAACTCCCGTTCGAAAACGACAGCTTTGACTACGTGCTCTTTATAGACAGCCTCGTCCACTTTGAACCTCAGGACTTAGCCAAGGTTTTCAAAGAAACTGCAAGAGTTCTGAAGCCTGGAGGAAAGTTTATCCTTCAGTTCACAGACCTAAGGGCGCTCCTGCCAGTTCTCATGAACGGCCAGGTAGTCGGAGCCGAGTACTGGGTAAACAAGGTTCTACCAGACCAAGAAGAAAAGACCGTCGTCATAGAGTTTCAGAGCGAAAAGGACTCGTTCAGGGTGAAGTTCAACGTTTGGGGCAAAATGGCAGTTGAACTGCTCGCGAAGCTCTACTTCAGGAAAGAGGGAGAAGAAAAGCTGAACGAGCACTCCTACTTCCAGGTCTATGGACCAAAGAAATAG
- a CDS encoding beta-ribofuranosylaminobenzene 5'-phosphate synthase family protein has translation MDSIRIKAPAHLHTGNPDLSGDMGRLYGTVGFAIETPSLEVEVRKSDRDRSNDNDALKFLRRFRESYDFPPVEVTVRRYIPKWVGIGFHTTLALTMGAAISKLYGLGLSLEDVALAMRRGLITALGFYAVKVGGFIYEGGFPVDRREKVVPPLIFRGEMPEDWLFVVAIPETPRKALTEVRKREDEILGNLKKMPPELADRLSRIVLMKILPAFVERDIRTFGEGLYQFNHLLGEFWSDYQENVYCCDIVNEGIKLMLERAHCACQTSWGPTFYGLVDGIEHAERLRAEVEAFLRENGDGGEVFVTKADNRGMVVLDG, from the coding sequence ATGGATTCGATCAGAATCAAAGCGCCGGCCCATCTTCACACTGGGAACCCCGACCTCAGCGGTGACATGGGCAGGCTCTACGGGACAGTTGGTTTTGCAATCGAGACCCCTTCTCTGGAGGTTGAAGTTAGGAAGTCTGATAGGGACCGTTCGAACGACAACGACGCTTTGAAGTTTTTAAGGCGGTTCAGGGAGTCCTACGACTTTCCGCCGGTTGAGGTTACAGTCCGCAGGTACATTCCTAAATGGGTCGGGATAGGTTTCCACACGACCCTTGCACTGACCATGGGCGCGGCAATATCCAAACTCTACGGTCTCGGCTTGTCCCTTGAGGACGTTGCTTTGGCCATGCGCAGGGGTTTGATAACCGCTCTGGGCTTCTACGCTGTTAAAGTAGGAGGCTTTATCTACGAGGGCGGCTTCCCGGTTGATAGGCGGGAAAAAGTAGTCCCCCCGCTGATATTCAGGGGCGAAATGCCCGAGGACTGGCTCTTCGTGGTCGCCATTCCGGAGACGCCGAGGAAGGCCCTCACCGAGGTCAGGAAGAGGGAGGACGAGATTCTCGGAAACCTGAAGAAGATGCCCCCTGAGCTGGCCGACAGGCTCTCAAGGATAGTCCTCATGAAGATCCTTCCAGCTTTCGTTGAGAGAGACATCAGAACCTTCGGAGAAGGTCTGTACCAGTTCAACCACCTCCTCGGCGAGTTCTGGAGCGATTACCAGGAGAACGTCTACTGCTGTGACATCGTGAACGAGGGAATCAAGCTGATGCTCGAAAGGGCCCACTGCGCCTGCCAGACGAGCTGGGGGCCGACCTTCTATGGCCTCGTTGATGGTATTGAACATGCTGAAAGGCTCAGGGCCGAGGTTGAGGCCTTCCTCAGGGAGAACGGAGACGGTGGTGAGGTCTTCGTCACGAAGGCCGACAACAGGGGAATGGTGGTGCTGGATGGTTAA
- a CDS encoding DUF1464 family protein: MVKAVGIDSGTKSMDIFGFDDETGEVIVDASVDRNRVTENPGIIIELLREVQEEHGKIDAIVGPCGYGIPLKPAREATDAEIALATFITEADVGRRLKIVGLRELMLMMREADDLNIYFTPGVIHLPTVPEWRKANRIDLGTADKVFTAALSIVREAERKGVPYSETNLIAVEIGFAYTSAMAVKNGQIVDGMAGTAGFPGYLGMGFMDGELAYALANALEDFGKMVLFQGGAAYVAGIDPFSVSPEEFVGLAKEDEEVRKGYEAMIEAIVKDVFALLPSVTPDSIYLSGRFSRIPEFFRDVKEALENAFETYGFSVDVLKLESRARAKEAAEGSSIIANGIAGGKYRELVETLRLGESSGSIFDWVKLKEREKLRIFEKLIV; encoded by the coding sequence ATGGTTAAGGCGGTTGGTATAGACTCCGGGACGAAGAGCATGGACATCTTCGGCTTCGACGACGAGACTGGGGAGGTTATAGTTGACGCATCCGTGGACAGGAACCGCGTTACCGAGAACCCAGGGATAATAATCGAACTTCTCAGGGAGGTTCAGGAGGAGCACGGGAAGATAGACGCCATAGTCGGCCCCTGCGGCTATGGAATTCCCTTAAAACCTGCCAGGGAAGCCACCGATGCCGAGATAGCCCTGGCGACTTTCATAACGGAGGCCGATGTGGGGAGAAGGCTAAAGATAGTTGGCCTAAGGGAACTGATGCTCATGATGCGAGAAGCCGACGATCTCAACATATACTTCACCCCAGGGGTTATACACCTTCCAACGGTTCCAGAGTGGAGGAAGGCCAACAGGATAGACCTCGGTACGGCGGACAAGGTGTTCACCGCGGCCCTCTCCATCGTTAGGGAGGCTGAGAGGAAGGGAGTGCCCTATTCCGAGACCAACCTCATAGCAGTTGAGATAGGCTTTGCCTACACTTCCGCAATGGCAGTTAAGAACGGCCAGATCGTTGATGGAATGGCGGGCACCGCTGGATTCCCCGGCTACCTTGGGATGGGGTTCATGGACGGCGAGCTGGCCTACGCCCTGGCGAACGCCCTGGAGGACTTCGGGAAGATGGTGCTCTTCCAGGGTGGGGCGGCCTACGTGGCTGGAATAGACCCCTTCAGCGTTTCTCCAGAAGAGTTCGTTGGGCTGGCAAAGGAAGACGAGGAAGTGAGGAAAGGCTACGAAGCGATGATAGAGGCCATAGTCAAGGACGTCTTTGCCCTGCTCCCCTCGGTAACGCCCGATTCGATATACCTGAGCGGTCGCTTCTCAAGGATCCCGGAGTTCTTCAGGGACGTCAAGGAGGCGCTTGAAAACGCCTTTGAAACCTACGGCTTCTCCGTTGATGTTCTCAAACTCGAGAGCAGGGCAAGGGCGAAGGAGGCAGCGGAGGGAAGCTCAATAATAGCGAACGGCATTGCAGGCGGAAAATACCGGGAGCTCGTTGAGACACTCAGGCTGGGGGAGAGCTCCGGTTCGATCTTTGACTGGGTCAAGCTGAAGGAGAGGGAAAAGCTCAGGATATTCGAGAAACTGATAGTTTGA
- a CDS encoding indolepyruvate oxidoreductase subunit beta, translating into MEFNLIITGVGGQGGLTLSRIVGNAAMVEGYNVRIGETLGMSQRYGSVLSYLRFGEEVYSPLIEEGEADLMLALEPAEALRNARFLSRKSHAIINAYPIHTATTLVGKERYPELNEIKEAIGRICPVDMLDFQKEADKINPRTLGVLMLGYAYGKGLIPLRKESILEGIKLTLREKLWEMNFRAFERGVELSKE; encoded by the coding sequence ATGGAGTTCAACCTCATCATAACCGGTGTCGGCGGCCAGGGCGGTTTGACCCTCTCGAGAATAGTCGGGAACGCCGCAATGGTAGAAGGTTACAACGTCAGGATCGGTGAGACCCTTGGGATGAGTCAGCGTTATGGGAGCGTTCTGAGCTACCTCCGCTTCGGTGAGGAAGTGTATTCCCCTCTCATTGAGGAGGGAGAAGCGGATTTGATGCTGGCCCTCGAGCCTGCCGAGGCTTTAAGGAACGCCCGCTTCCTGAGCAGGAAGAGCCACGCGATAATCAACGCCTACCCAATCCACACCGCTACGACCCTCGTCGGAAAGGAGCGCTACCCGGAGCTTAATGAAATAAAGGAGGCAATAGGCCGGATCTGTCCGGTGGATATGCTCGATTTCCAGAAAGAGGCCGATAAAATAAACCCTAGAACCCTGGGAGTACTCATGCTCGGGTACGCTTATGGGAAGGGACTGATTCCGCTCAGGAAGGAGAGCATCCTTGAGGGCATCAAGCTGACGCTCAGGGAGAAGCTCTGGGAGATGAACTTCAGGGCCTTTGAGAGGGGAGTTGAGCTGTCGAAAGAATGA
- a CDS encoding phosphate signaling complex PhoU family protein, with translation MEFRKIQFTGRSSYIISLPKKWVKMNNLKQGDAVPLVVNPDGSITIFPKEVKEVSEKKILTISKKYSPDMAIRLVISAYIQGYDVLEINLTEEMPIYKVKLRKTLQSLPGVEIILDEPTRIVAKSLLDEDEVNLAELLNRIRSLILSMLGDIELLIQSPGNEEILRDINDLESELDRFYFLIIRTVSRLLTKRGITEESGIIRRTFDLIGILFIVRNIERIGDHLIRIAENPDRINVPYLKEKFSQMLDQIEERDLMKVDKLMLELKEEIKSIDYHRSIAMESYRRILEYLENIGETIINMALS, from the coding sequence ATGGAGTTCAGAAAGATTCAGTTTACTGGGAGGAGCTCCTACATAATCTCGCTCCCAAAAAAATGGGTCAAGATGAACAACCTCAAGCAGGGTGATGCCGTTCCCCTCGTTGTGAACCCCGATGGCAGCATAACGATATTCCCGAAGGAGGTCAAAGAAGTTAGCGAAAAGAAAATTTTGACAATTTCAAAGAAATACTCGCCTGACATGGCAATAAGGCTCGTCATCTCTGCTTATATCCAGGGCTACGACGTTCTTGAGATAAACCTCACGGAGGAGATGCCCATATACAAGGTTAAGCTGAGGAAAACTCTTCAGAGCCTCCCTGGAGTTGAGATAATCCTGGACGAGCCGACCAGGATAGTCGCCAAGAGCCTTCTCGATGAGGATGAGGTGAACCTGGCGGAGCTCCTGAACAGGATACGCTCCCTAATACTCTCAATGCTCGGTGACATCGAGCTCCTGATACAGTCCCCTGGAAACGAGGAGATCCTGAGGGATATTAACGACCTTGAAAGCGAGCTTGACAGGTTCTACTTCCTGATAATCCGGACCGTCAGCAGGCTCCTGACAAAACGCGGCATCACGGAGGAGAGCGGCATAATAAGGAGAACCTTTGACCTAATCGGCATACTCTTCATAGTGCGCAACATCGAGAGGATTGGGGACCACCTCATAAGAATCGCGGAGAATCCCGACAGAATAAACGTTCCCTATCTCAAGGAGAAGTTCAGCCAGATGCTTGACCAGATTGAGGAACGTGACCTTATGAAGGTGGACAAGCTCATGCTGGAGCTTAAGGAGGAGATAAAGTCCATAGACTACCACAGGTCAATAGCTATGGAGAGCTACCGCAGAATCCTCGAGTACCTTGAGAACATCGGCGAGACCATAATAAACATGGCCTTGAGTTAG
- a CDS encoding isoaspartyl peptidase/L-asparaginase family protein, producing MAAIIVHGGAGTIRKEERIPKVIEGVREAVLAGWRELKRGSALDAVEEAVKALEDNPIFNAGTGSVLTLDGKVEMDAAIMRGKTLDAGAVAGIWGVKNPISVARKVMEKTDHVLLIGEGAVKFARLLGFEEYDPITEERLKQWEELRKKLIEKGETKHWKKLNELIKEYPEVLRSTVGAVAFDGEEVVAGTSTGGVFLKMFGRVGDTPIIGGGTYANEVAGASCTGLGEVAIKLALAKSAADFVRLGMDAQTASEAAISLATKYFGPDTMGIIMVDAKGNVGFAKNTKHMSYAFMKDGMDEPEAGV from the coding sequence ATGGCCGCTATCATAGTCCACGGTGGGGCTGGAACAATAAGGAAAGAGGAGAGAATACCCAAGGTCATTGAGGGTGTTAGGGAGGCTGTTCTCGCCGGCTGGAGAGAGCTGAAGAGGGGTTCCGCGCTGGATGCAGTTGAGGAGGCAGTTAAAGCCCTCGAGGACAACCCTATTTTTAATGCAGGAACTGGAAGCGTTCTTACCCTTGATGGGAAGGTCGAGATGGACGCCGCTATAATGCGCGGTAAAACGCTCGACGCTGGCGCCGTTGCTGGAATCTGGGGCGTCAAGAACCCGATAAGCGTTGCCAGAAAGGTCATGGAGAAAACCGACCACGTTCTCCTGATAGGTGAGGGAGCTGTAAAGTTCGCCAGACTGCTCGGCTTCGAGGAGTACGACCCGATAACGGAGGAGAGGCTCAAGCAGTGGGAGGAGCTCAGAAAGAAGCTCATAGAGAAGGGCGAAACAAAGCACTGGAAGAAGCTCAACGAGCTGATCAAGGAGTATCCAGAAGTCCTGAGGAGCACTGTTGGCGCTGTGGCCTTCGACGGTGAGGAAGTTGTTGCAGGAACTTCCACTGGTGGGGTTTTCCTCAAGATGTTCGGCCGCGTTGGAGACACTCCAATAATCGGCGGCGGAACTTACGCGAACGAAGTTGCGGGAGCTTCCTGTACCGGCCTCGGCGAGGTCGCGATAAAGCTCGCACTGGCAAAGAGTGCTGCCGACTTCGTCAGGCTTGGCATGGACGCTCAGACGGCAAGCGAAGCCGCTATAAGCCTCGCCACGAAGTACTTCGGCCCAGATACGATGGGCATTATCATGGTCGATGCAAAGGGCAACGTCGGCTTCGCCAAGAACACCAAGCACATGAGCTACGCCTTCATGAAGGACGGAATGGACGAGCCGGAGGCTGGTGTTTAG
- a CDS encoding MFS transporter: MEKTLRNIWLLNLSTFFFFLGISLTNPIVSPFAITLGASPFLVGLVAGVTSFVSLVSKPVGGLIGDRGYRLEMMIAGNVLSLISGLLYVVSAYTSNIVLFAFSRALHGFSMGIFFPSSLSTAVDLAPPGRVGETLGWRGMMFSLGNIIGPALGGYLSDYLGFAGAFSFVSLFSLLGAGFVIPVWKEVGRITGDEESSGGSVSYRALLKVSFVFTSLALLFFSASYSGITTYLPAFYKYLGFPQRTFGLYMMVVGASSFATRLVGGKTADRIGPVPVSFGGILVVITGYVFLNYRILPPESYISAVLIGAGFGLSVPAMQMMALAPLPGKIRAMGSSIYTMFFDLGTLGGQVALGYVADLRGYEAVFPLLPFIAGVALISILITKVKGEGNA, from the coding sequence GTGGAAAAAACGCTCAGAAACATCTGGCTCCTCAACCTCTCGACGTTTTTCTTCTTCCTCGGCATCAGCTTAACCAACCCCATAGTTTCCCCCTTTGCGATAACGCTCGGGGCAAGCCCTTTTCTTGTTGGTTTGGTGGCTGGTGTTACATCCTTTGTTTCCCTCGTTTCAAAGCCAGTTGGCGGTCTCATCGGGGATAGAGGCTACCGCCTTGAGATGATGATAGCCGGAAACGTGCTCTCTCTCATAAGTGGCCTTCTCTACGTCGTTTCCGCCTACACATCCAACATTGTACTTTTCGCGTTTTCAAGGGCACTCCACGGCTTTTCAATGGGGATATTCTTCCCCTCAAGCCTCTCCACAGCCGTTGATCTGGCACCGCCCGGCAGGGTGGGTGAGACCCTCGGATGGCGTGGCATGATGTTCTCGCTCGGCAACATAATCGGGCCAGCCCTGGGAGGCTATCTGTCCGACTACCTCGGCTTCGCCGGAGCTTTTTCCTTCGTGTCGCTCTTCTCTCTCCTCGGCGCGGGCTTTGTGATACCCGTGTGGAAAGAGGTCGGGAGAATAACCGGCGACGAAGAATCCTCCGGAGGGAGCGTCAGCTATCGGGCACTTCTTAAAGTCTCGTTCGTTTTCACTTCACTGGCACTCCTCTTTTTCTCTGCCTCTTATTCGGGTATAACGACCTACCTTCCGGCTTTCTACAAATACCTCGGCTTCCCGCAGAGGACTTTCGGCCTCTACATGATGGTGGTTGGTGCGTCGAGCTTCGCAACCAGATTAGTTGGGGGTAAGACTGCAGACAGGATTGGCCCGGTTCCCGTTTCCTTTGGTGGCATCCTGGTCGTCATAACTGGATACGTCTTCCTCAACTACAGAATTCTTCCGCCAGAGTCCTACATAAGTGCCGTTCTCATCGGTGCGGGCTTTGGTCTTTCAGTCCCCGCGATGCAGATGATGGCCCTCGCTCCCCTTCCCGGAAAAATCCGCGCAATGGGCTCGAGCATATACACGATGTTCTTTGATCTTGGTACACTGGGTGGTCAGGTCGCCCTAGGCTACGTTGCGGACCTTAGAGGATACGAGGCTGTTTTCCCGCTGCTCCCCTTCATCGCAGGAGTGGCACTTATAAGCATCCTGATCACGAAGGTTAAGGGTGAAGGGAATGCCTGA
- a CDS encoding radical SAM protein, translating into MPEMVRVSYGTAIAMGLIRAKLLARPTTAYLMTYWPGRCSNDCAFCAQARSSRADLEKLSRVVWPSFMLEDVLEGLKKGNFARICLQTIDYPGMVEDVFDLLEAFSDLNLPISVSITPVDSETLERFKERGVDYIGVGLDVASERLFREIKPDLSWEEVWDFAGRVIDVFGRGKALLHVIVGLGETDGELVNTFIRAREIGADVSIFAFTPIKGTRLENREPPSLEHYRKIQLAKYLVSIGKEDAIVFDGDSIKGFALSKDEVAKIPTTVFMTHGCPGCNRPYYNERPGKEPYNYPLAPKREDFERTLRLIL; encoded by the coding sequence ATGCCTGAAATGGTAAGGGTCTCCTATGGAACTGCAATAGCGATGGGCCTAATCAGGGCGAAGCTGTTGGCGAGGCCAACTACCGCTTATCTCATGACCTATTGGCCAGGAAGGTGCTCCAACGACTGTGCTTTCTGCGCTCAGGCCCGCTCAAGCAGGGCAGACCTTGAGAAGCTGTCGAGGGTTGTGTGGCCTTCTTTCATGCTGGAGGATGTACTCGAAGGTTTGAAGAAGGGAAACTTTGCAAGAATCTGCCTCCAGACCATTGATTATCCGGGAATGGTTGAGGACGTTTTTGACCTCCTTGAAGCCTTCTCCGACCTTAATCTTCCGATTTCAGTCTCGATAACCCCTGTTGATTCGGAGACCCTTGAACGCTTCAAGGAGCGCGGCGTGGACTACATAGGTGTCGGCCTCGATGTTGCCAGCGAGAGGCTCTTTAGGGAGATAAAGCCAGACCTGTCATGGGAAGAAGTGTGGGACTTTGCGGGCAGAGTGATTGATGTTTTTGGCCGTGGAAAGGCCCTACTTCATGTTATAGTTGGCCTTGGAGAGACTGACGGGGAGCTTGTGAATACCTTCATACGCGCGAGGGAAATCGGCGCTGATGTTTCCATATTTGCCTTCACGCCTATAAAGGGAACCCGCCTTGAAAATAGGGAACCGCCGAGCCTCGAACATTACCGAAAAATCCAGCTCGCTAAATACCTCGTGAGCATCGGGAAGGAAGATGCCATAGTCTTCGATGGGGACTCCATCAAGGGCTTTGCACTCTCCAAGGACGAAGTTGCAAAGATTCCCACGACGGTTTTCATGACCCACGGCTGTCCGGGCTGCAACCGGCCTTACTACAACGAGAGACCTGGAAAGGAACCCTACAACTACCCGTTAGCACCAAAAAGGGAAGATTTTGAGAGAACATTGAGGCTCATCCTTTGA
- a CDS encoding serine/threonine-protein kinase RIO2, whose amino-acid sequence MVSKLLALEAYPSLRDLDFRILRGVELNMRHHRWVPLEDIARFARVDVETASFRLGKLDDWGLVVRRSDIGYIGYQLTIHGYDALAIRALAKKGVIEAISTTQIGVGKDADVYVGITPSGEKVAVKFNRIGGRTASRRAGYHGHVFQDKHHTSWLYVSRLIAKKEHEALVLLSPIARVPRPVAWNRHVVVMEFVEGTELAELRDTDLTREEAERILDRVLEEYLKIVRFGIVHSDMSEFNIVLTKDGDILIIDWAQYISTAHPESYELLKRDITVLLNAFRRRWGVKKEFEKVWPEFESAWKESRGEEGGN is encoded by the coding sequence ATGGTCAGCAAACTGCTCGCACTCGAGGCTTACCCATCACTCAGGGACCTGGACTTCAGGATACTTAGGGGAGTAGAGCTCAACATGCGCCACCACAGGTGGGTTCCCTTAGAGGACATAGCCCGCTTTGCCAGGGTGGACGTTGAGACTGCATCCTTCCGCCTTGGAAAGCTCGACGACTGGGGACTAGTCGTCAGGAGGAGCGACATCGGCTACATAGGCTACCAGCTCACGATACACGGCTACGACGCGCTGGCAATCAGGGCGCTCGCCAAAAAGGGAGTAATAGAGGCCATAAGCACGACGCAGATAGGTGTTGGGAAGGACGCTGATGTTTACGTAGGCATAACTCCTTCTGGGGAGAAGGTCGCGGTAAAGTTCAACAGGATAGGAGGGAGGACAGCTTCCAGAAGGGCCGGCTACCACGGCCACGTCTTCCAGGACAAGCACCACACCAGCTGGCTCTACGTTTCAAGGCTGATAGCCAAGAAGGAGCACGAGGCCCTCGTCCTGCTCAGCCCGATAGCGAGGGTTCCGCGGCCGGTAGCCTGGAACAGGCACGTAGTCGTAATGGAGTTTGTGGAGGGAACCGAGCTGGCCGAACTCAGGGACACTGATTTAACCAGAGAGGAAGCAGAGAGGATACTCGATAGGGTTCTTGAGGAGTACCTCAAGATCGTTAGGTTTGGTATAGTTCACTCGGACATGAGCGAGTTCAACATAGTCCTGACTAAAGATGGAGACATCCTGATAATAGACTGGGCACAGTACATCAGCACGGCCCATCCGGAGAGCTACGAACTGCTTAAGAGGGACATAACCGTCCTTTTGAACGCCTTCAGGAGAAGGTGGGGAGTAAAAAAGGAGTTTGAAAAGGTCTGGCCCGAGTTTGAATCAGCCTGGAAGGAGAGCAGGGGTGAGGAAGGTGGTAATTAA
- a CDS encoding MFS transporter, whose translation MRKRLLLLLSLGWIFNYAHRMAIPPLIPIIKSELGVTNAEAGLLMTALLLPYALVQVPAGYLGDRLGRKRLLVVSIVGYSLSSALIVFARQYWELLAVRALYGIFSGLYYAPATALISEVYRERKGSAMGIFMVGPPVGSGIAPLIVVPIALSLQWRYAFAVLSSMSLLVGVALALAVKGEVSKPFRASLSIPMNVLPLSAANFLALAAFFGLLTFLVSFLVHSGVSLGIASGLFSLLSVVGVAGSFLGGLVYDRTGRRSVSLILVLNALLTFLLAVTASPWIIIPLGLTFYSVGPVVTAYTSEKASPENLGSVMGFVNMVGFFGATVGPYLVGLLIDIFGYRPAFLSIPVMYLLAWAILWVEGLVERKKLGTSPKRM comes from the coding sequence ATGCGGAAGAGACTCCTGTTGCTGCTCTCCCTCGGCTGGATATTCAACTACGCCCACAGGATGGCGATACCACCCCTTATCCCCATAATCAAGTCGGAACTGGGCGTAACCAACGCCGAGGCAGGTCTGCTGATGACTGCGTTGCTACTCCCCTATGCACTCGTCCAGGTACCCGCGGGCTATCTTGGAGACAGGCTCGGGAGAAAGCGTCTTTTGGTGGTGAGCATCGTTGGATACTCCCTCTCTTCTGCGCTCATAGTTTTCGCGCGCCAGTACTGGGAGCTTCTGGCGGTTAGGGCTCTCTATGGGATTTTCTCTGGCCTGTACTATGCTCCAGCGACGGCTCTCATAAGCGAGGTCTATCGGGAGAGAAAGGGCTCCGCTATGGGGATCTTCATGGTCGGGCCGCCAGTAGGGAGTGGAATTGCTCCTCTGATAGTCGTACCCATAGCGCTCTCCCTCCAGTGGAGGTACGCCTTTGCTGTGCTCTCTTCCATGAGCCTTCTTGTTGGAGTCGCCCTTGCCCTCGCCGTCAAGGGGGAAGTCTCGAAGCCTTTTAGGGCCTCACTCTCGATTCCGATGAACGTTCTCCCCTTGAGCGCTGCGAATTTCCTTGCGCTCGCCGCATTCTTCGGCCTTCTAACGTTTCTGGTGTCATTCCTGGTGCACTCAGGAGTCTCCCTCGGGATTGCCTCGGGTCTTTTCTCTCTGCTTTCGGTTGTGGGTGTAGCAGGATCTTTCCTCGGTGGCTTGGTCTATGATAGAACGGGAAGGAGAAGCGTCTCGCTGATACTCGTGCTCAACGCACTGCTAACGTTCCTCCTTGCGGTAACGGCATCTCCCTGGATTATAATCCCCCTCGGGCTTACGTTCTACTCTGTGGGTCCAGTAGTTACTGCCTACACCTCCGAGAAAGCAAGTCCAGAAAACCTGGGTTCGGTCATGGGTTTCGTCAACATGGTTGGATTCTTCGGCGCGACGGTCGGGCCTTATCTCGTCGGCCTGCTTATAGATATCTTTGGATACAGGCCTGCTTTCTTGTCTATTCCCGTAATGTATCTGCTTGCGTGGGCAATACTGTGGGTTGAGGGTCTTGTGGAAAGGAAAAAACTTGGAACAAGCCCGAAAAGAATGTAG
- a CDS encoding proteasome-activating nucleotidase, translated as MSIENTDVHPEGYDDYVTFLKRRIRQLELQVRTLEADKERLERELSRLRMEMSRLRQPPAFAGNVIEVLDDERAIVQNYNGPRFVVRIAPWIERDKLKPGARVALDQRTMAIVELLPSEKDPSVLGFEVIERPKVTYNDIGGLEKQLQELREAIELPLKHPELFEQVGIEPPKGVLLYGPPGCGKTLMAKAVANHVNATFIRVVGSELVRKFIGEGARLVHELFELAKEKAPTIIFIDEIDAIGAKRMDETTGGEREVNRTLMQLLAEMDGFDPRGNVKVIAATNRPDILDPALLRPGRFDRLIEVPLPDYQGRLEILKVHTRKMNLKGVDLRVIAEITEGASGADLKAIATEAGMFAIRDRRTYVTQDDFLKAVDKVIGSEKRLAQQIAMHEVMYG; from the coding sequence ATGAGTATTGAGAACACTGACGTTCACCCGGAGGGTTACGATGACTACGTCACTTTCCTCAAAAGGAGAATCAGGCAGCTGGAGTTACAGGTGAGAACGCTGGAGGCAGACAAGGAGAGACTTGAGAGGGAGCTTTCAAGGCTGAGAATGGAAATGTCAAGGCTCAGACAGCCGCCGGCCTTTGCGGGGAACGTCATAGAGGTGCTCGACGACGAAAGGGCTATCGTTCAGAACTACAACGGGCCGCGCTTCGTTGTCAGGATAGCGCCTTGGATAGAGAGGGACAAGCTCAAGCCAGGAGCCAGGGTGGCACTCGACCAGAGGACGATGGCGATAGTCGAGCTCCTGCCGAGCGAGAAAGACCCGAGTGTCCTCGGTTTCGAAGTCATTGAAAGGCCCAAGGTCACCTACAACGACATAGGCGGACTTGAGAAGCAGCTCCAGGAACTCAGGGAGGCAATAGAGCTCCCGCTCAAGCACCCTGAGCTGTTTGAACAGGTCGGCATCGAGCCGCCGAAGGGAGTTCTCCTCTACGGCCCGCCGGGCTGTGGAAAGACCCTGATGGCAAAGGCAGTTGCCAATCACGTCAACGCCACTTTCATCCGCGTCGTCGGAAGCGAGCTGGTAAGGAAGTTCATCGGAGAGGGTGCCAGACTGGTCCACGAACTCTTTGAGCTTGCCAAGGAGAAGGCACCCACGATAATATTCATAGACGAAATAGACGCCATAGGCGCAAAGAGGATGGACGAAACCACCGGCGGCGAGAGGGAAGTCAACAGAACCCTCATGCAGCTCCTCGCTGAGATGGACGGCTTCGACCCGAGGGGCAACGTGAAGGTCATAGCGGCAACCAACAGGCCCGATATACTCGATCCAGCATTACTCAGGCCGGGCAGGTTCGACAGGCTCATAGAGGTTCCGCTCCCGGACTACCAGGGCAGGCTCGAGATACTCAAGGTTCACACGAGAAAGATGAACCTCAAGGGCGTTGACCTGCGCGTTATAGCGGAGATAACCGAGGGGGCGAGCGGAGCAGATCTCAAGGCCATAGCTACCGAGGCAGGCATGTTCGCCATCAGGGACAGGAGGACGTACGTTACGCAGGACGACTTCCTCAAGGCCGTGGATAAAGTCATTGGCTCGGAGAAGAGGCTGGCACAGCAGATAGCTATGCACGAGGTAATGTACGGCTGA